Proteins co-encoded in one Anaerobranca gottschalkii DSM 13577 genomic window:
- a CDS encoding flagellar basal body-associated FliL family protein, whose protein sequence is MEKEYTLFNLSFLIIVGLILIVLSASISYIVATRLVLPKNNGEVPNDKDIVDFTGITYNLGTFTTDLRDTNRTRIIKVDIYIELEDKKAVQQIEERKIQLQDKIITILRSKSAEELKGNEGKQMLSDEIKIGLEKFLSYKIINVYFNEFIIAQ, encoded by the coding sequence ATGGAAAAAGAATATACATTGTTCAACTTGAGTTTCTTAATCATAGTAGGTCTTATTTTAATTGTATTGTCAGCCTCAATATCTTATATAGTTGCAACGAGATTAGTTTTACCTAAAAACAATGGTGAAGTTCCTAATGATAAGGATATTGTTGATTTTACAGGAATAACTTACAATTTAGGTACTTTCACCACTGATTTAAGGGATACTAACAGGACTAGGATAATAAAAGTTGATATCTATATTGAATTAGAGGATAAAAAAGCTGTTCAACAAATTGAAGAAAGGAAAATACAGCTTCAAGATAAAATTATAACAATTTTAAGATCAAAAAGTGCTGAAGAATTAAAAGGAAATGAAGGAAAACAAATGTTAAGTGACGAAATAAAAATAGGGTTAGAAAAATTTTTGTCTTATAAAATTATCAATGTCTATTTTAATGAATTTATCATAGCCCAATAA
- the fliM gene encoding flagellar motor switch protein FliM → MSEVLSQSEIDALLSALSSGEIDVEEVKKEETKTKIRVYDFRRPNKFSKDQTRTLQMIHENFARLITSYLSANLRSVVQVSVASVDQTTYEEFIRSVPNPTIINLFSINSGEGQALLEINPSIAYTIIDRLLGGPGKTIKDSRPLSEIEQRIIKLVTDRILTNLNEAWLNVTNLKAKTTKIETNPQFLQIVSPNETVAVIVFKVVLGESEGFMNICIPYISIESMIDKLNAHFWFSQSIKKIPENQANVEAGLKKSYLPIAVELGKATITIKDMLELQVGDVITLDQLTTEPLFVKVQDKVKFLGTVGLLKNKLAVQITETIAEEEWDYE, encoded by the coding sequence GTGTCTGAAGTTTTATCTCAATCAGAAATAGATGCACTACTTTCAGCTTTATCTTCTGGAGAAATTGATGTAGAAGAGGTTAAAAAAGAGGAAACAAAAACTAAAATTAGGGTTTATGATTTTAGACGACCTAACAAGTTCTCAAAGGATCAGACAAGAACTTTACAAATGATCCACGAAAACTTTGCCCGCCTAATCACTTCTTATTTATCAGCTAATTTACGGAGTGTAGTCCAGGTTAGTGTGGCTTCCGTTGATCAAACAACCTATGAAGAATTTATCAGGTCAGTACCTAACCCAACTATAATTAATCTATTTTCCATCAATTCAGGGGAAGGGCAAGCACTACTTGAAATTAACCCTAGTATTGCTTATACAATTATAGATAGATTACTCGGTGGTCCAGGGAAAACTATTAAAGACTCACGTCCCTTATCAGAAATTGAACAGAGAATTATTAAGTTGGTAACAGATAGAATATTAACAAACTTAAATGAAGCATGGCTTAATGTAACTAATTTAAAAGCTAAAACTACCAAAATTGAAACAAATCCCCAATTTTTGCAAATTGTCTCACCTAATGAAACCGTTGCAGTAATCGTTTTTAAAGTAGTCTTAGGGGAAAGTGAAGGTTTTATGAATATCTGTATACCGTATATATCTATTGAATCTATGATAGATAAATTAAATGCCCATTTTTGGTTTTCCCAATCTATCAAGAAAATACCAGAAAACCAAGCTAATGTAGAAGCAGGTTTGAAAAAATCTTATTTACCTATAGCAGTAGAGCTAGGTAAAGCAACTATTACTATAAAAGATATGTTAGAATTACAAGTTGGTGATGTAATCACTTTAGACCAGCTTACCACAGAACCATTGTTCGTTAAAGTTCAAGATAAAGTTAAATTTTTAGGTACTGTGGGATTATTAAAAAATAAATTAGCAGTACAAATTACAGAAACTATAGCAGAAGAGGAGTGGGATTATGAGTGA
- a CDS encoding OmpA family protein yields the protein MRRRKIQEESSSQHNWLLTYSDVITLVLCMFVMLYSFSTIDMQKFQQLVASLNQSLSGVLDGGKIIDINDLDNLPIDDDEDQDQKDQDDELLETYQQLVGLIKEYGLEDSIYVGIETKGIEIRFKDSILFDSGKADLKPSAFELLNKLTLILQKIDNEILVEGHTDNIPINTLIFPSNWELSAGRAISVVKYFVDQGISPNRLGALGYGEYRPIATNKTREGRLANRRVNIIVLRSTVN from the coding sequence ATGAGGCGGCGTAAAATTCAAGAAGAAAGTAGTAGTCAACATAATTGGCTATTAACATATAGTGATGTTATTACTTTGGTTTTATGTATGTTTGTCATGTTGTATTCCTTTTCAACTATAGATATGCAAAAGTTTCAACAATTAGTAGCTTCATTGAATCAAAGCTTATCTGGAGTTTTAGATGGAGGAAAAATAATAGATATAAATGATCTAGATAATTTACCAATAGACGATGATGAAGATCAAGATCAAAAGGATCAAGATGATGAATTGTTAGAGACTTACCAACAGCTCGTAGGTTTAATAAAGGAATATGGCTTAGAAGATAGTATTTATGTCGGTATAGAGACAAAGGGAATAGAAATAAGGTTTAAAGATAGTATACTTTTTGATTCAGGTAAAGCAGATTTAAAACCCAGTGCCTTTGAGCTGCTCAATAAGTTAACTTTAATTTTACAAAAAATAGATAACGAAATTTTAGTTGAAGGTCATACTGATAATATTCCAATAAATACCCTTATTTTCCCTTCAAACTGGGAATTATCTGCGGGAAGGGCAATTTCTGTAGTAAAATATTTTGTAGATCAAGGGATTTCTCCTAATAGGTTAGGAGCTTTAGGTTATGGAGAATATCGCCCTATTGCGACAAACAAAACAAGGGAAGGAAGGCTAGCAAATAGAAGGGTGAATATAATAGTTCTGCGGTCTACTGTAAATTAG
- the fliY gene encoding flagellar motor switch phosphatase FliY, with amino-acid sequence MSDILTQEEIDALLSADSSKSEEVTLTEWEKDAIGEIGNISFGSAATSLSNLLNQRVEITTPYVELTTKKKISEDHPVPCLVVEVSYTEGLHGANVLIIQQRDAKIIANLLMGGDGNLESDELTELDISAVSEAMNQMMGGAATALSTIFGTMVNISPPITKTLDLSQSSINGILSSEELVVKVAFRMVVGNLIDSVIMQILPINFFKELVGRLSEPQPEEVSKGVKDKNINNNTQGSIEKDRNQEIQQRDILEQRQIQYQKAQFSELQPVEVGQHSHNIGLIMDVPLEITVELGRTKKKIKDILSLGTGSIIELEKMAGEPVEILANGKVIAKGEVVVINENFGVRITSILTPIERVQNLQ; translated from the coding sequence ATGAGTGATATCTTAACTCAAGAAGAAATAGATGCATTATTATCGGCAGATAGTAGCAAAAGTGAAGAAGTGACTTTGACTGAATGGGAGAAGGATGCTATAGGTGAAATAGGTAACATATCTTTTGGTTCTGCTGCTACAAGTCTCTCAAACTTGTTAAACCAAAGGGTGGAAATAACAACACCTTATGTAGAGTTAACTACAAAAAAGAAAATTTCTGAAGATCATCCTGTTCCTTGTTTAGTAGTTGAAGTAAGTTATACTGAAGGATTACATGGAGCAAATGTCTTGATAATTCAACAAAGGGATGCTAAAATTATTGCGAATTTATTGATGGGGGGAGATGGAAACTTAGAATCTGATGAACTTACAGAACTTGATATCAGTGCAGTATCTGAGGCTATGAATCAAATGATGGGTGGGGCTGCTACTGCCTTGTCAACTATTTTTGGGACAATGGTCAATATTTCACCGCCAATAACCAAGACATTAGACCTTTCTCAAAGTTCTATCAATGGAATATTGTCTAGTGAAGAGTTAGTGGTAAAAGTAGCCTTTAGAATGGTAGTTGGTAATTTAATTGATAGTGTAATAATGCAAATACTTCCAATAAACTTCTTTAAAGAATTGGTGGGTAGGTTATCTGAACCACAACCTGAGGAGGTATCTAAAGGTGTGAAAGATAAAAATATAAATAATAATACCCAAGGATCAATAGAAAAGGATAGAAACCAAGAGATTCAGCAAAGGGATATTTTAGAGCAAAGGCAAATTCAATATCAAAAAGCTCAATTTTCTGAATTACAGCCAGTGGAAGTTGGACAACATAGCCATAATATAGGGCTAATTATGGATGTTCCACTGGAAATAACAGTGGAATTAGGAAGAACTAAGAAAAAAATTAAAGATATTCTTTCCCTTGGGACAGGCTCTATAATAGAATTAGAAAAAATGGCGGGAGAACCTGTGGAAATATTAGCCAACGGAAAGGTGATTGCCAAAGGAGAAGTAGTAGTAATTAATGAAAATTTTGGAGTTAGAATAACTAGTATTTTGACACCTATTGAAAGGGTACAAAATTTACAATAA